Proteins encoded within one genomic window of Campylobacter lari:
- a CDS encoding amino acid ABC transporter ATP-binding protein, which translates to MIKIENLIKKYGDLEVLKDISIEVHKGDIIAIIGPSGGGKSTFLRCLNKLETPDSGNIYINNINILDKKTDINKIRQKVSMVFQHFNLFNNKNVLENLCLVPVQTKIMGKDEAVKKARELLKKVGLSDKENYFPHKLSGGQKQRIAIARSLMMNPDVILFDEPTSALDPEMIGEVLNIMKEVAKEGLTMLVVTHEMGFARNVANRIFFMDKGIIAVDECPKIAFENPKNERLKEFLNQVLNH; encoded by the coding sequence ATGATTAAAATAGAAAATTTGATTAAAAAATATGGAGATTTAGAAGTTTTAAAAGATATTAGCATTGAAGTACATAAAGGTGATATTATTGCTATTATAGGGCCTAGCGGAGGTGGAAAAAGTACTTTTTTACGCTGTTTAAATAAACTTGAAACACCAGATAGTGGTAATATTTATATCAATAATATCAATATACTTGATAAAAAAACAGATATCAATAAAATTCGACAAAAAGTAAGCATGGTATTTCAACATTTTAATCTTTTTAATAATAAAAATGTTTTGGAAAATTTATGCCTAGTGCCAGTACAAACAAAAATCATGGGTAAAGATGAAGCAGTAAAAAAAGCACGAGAATTACTCAAAAAAGTTGGCCTAAGTGATAAAGAAAATTATTTTCCTCATAAGCTTTCAGGTGGACAAAAACAGCGTATTGCCATAGCAAGATCATTAATGATGAATCCTGATGTGATTTTATTTGATGAGCCAACTTCAGCTTTAGATCCTGAAATGATAGGTGAGGTTTTAAATATCATGAAAGAAGTAGCTAAAGAAGGTCTAACCATGCTTGTAGTTACACATGAAATGGGATTTGCAAGAAATGTAGCTAATCGAATTTTCTTTATGGATAAAGGCATTATAGCAGTAGATGAATGTCCTAAAATAGCTTTTGAAAACCCAAAAAATGAAAGATTGAAAGAATTTTTAAATCAAGTTTTAAATCATTAA
- a CDS encoding basic amino acid ABC transporter substrate-binding protein, translating into MKKILYVVLALFGILALGACSSDKNQASASGEKVYKVGIAANYPPFDFIKDAKITGFDVDLLEEIAKRENLKLEWVNMSFDGLIPALKAGKIDMIASAMSSTPQRLASMDFSDTYFNTKNLYLKLKTDSSISDKQSLEGKKIGVQLGTIQESAAKTIPNAQVVASEEMLAAILALKAGKVDAVLTDKDIGKGYLKTNEELEAFLEENDGSSGFCIAFDKGKQSELVQKINAGLEKVKADGTYQKIVEKYDLQ; encoded by the coding sequence ATGAAAAAAATATTATATGTTGTTTTAGCGTTATTTGGTATATTAGCTTTAGGTGCTTGTTCAAGCGATAAAAATCAAGCTAGTGCTTCTGGTGAAAAAGTTTATAAAGTAGGTATAGCTGCAAATTATCCTCCTTTTGATTTTATTAAAGATGCAAAAATTACCGGCTTTGATGTTGATTTATTGGAAGAAATTGCTAAAAGAGAAAATTTAAAACTTGAATGGGTAAATATGAGTTTTGATGGTTTAATTCCTGCCTTAAAAGCTGGAAAGATTGATATGATAGCTTCTGCTATGAGTTCAACTCCTCAAAGATTAGCAAGTATGGATTTTAGTGATACTTATTTCAATACTAAAAATTTATATTTAAAATTAAAAACAGATTCTAGTATTAGCGATAAACAAAGTTTGGAAGGTAAAAAAATAGGTGTTCAACTTGGAACTATTCAAGAAAGTGCTGCTAAGACTATTCCAAATGCTCAAGTGGTTGCAAGTGAAGAAATGTTAGCAGCAATTTTAGCTTTAAAAGCTGGCAAAGTAGATGCAGTTTTAACGGATAAAGATATTGGTAAAGGTTATTTAAAAACTAATGAAGAGCTAGAAGCATTTTTAGAAGAAAATGATGGAAGTTCAGGGTTTTGTATAGCTTTTGATAAAGGAAAACAAAGTGAGCTTGTTCAAAAAATTAATGCAGGTTTAGAAAAAGTTAAAGCTGATGGTACTTACCAAAAAATCGTAGAAAAATACGATTTACAATAA
- a CDS encoding aminotransferase class V-fold PLP-dependent enzyme — MDIEKLKQDIILKKGIYYFDFTASALALKSIEKEIKKILTTYANTHSDSSLNSFITQQHYENARINLKKYLELDDSFALIACGNGSSAAIKKFQELLGLYIPPLIKEKYFKNTDKNTLPLVIVGPYEHHSNELSFREALCECVRVPLDKNGELDFNFLEKLLQKSKNRQIIASFNAASNVTGILSDYKKIYTLIKQHNGIVAFDISTLAPYANLDPKFYDAVFISSHKLLGGVGSCGLLVIKKNLCGNTPSFAAGGTVGYVSRTSQQYLCEVENLEEGGTPGIIQLIRASLAFKIRNEIGLKNIEKKEKELCEYFFKQCTNFPKMILYAKNITNRLPIFAFNIEGISPFDLAYKLSKTYKIETRAGCACAGPYGHDLLNLKDNQELKSKPGWLRVGFHYTHTKEDMEYFFKALNISIKALS, encoded by the coding sequence TTGGATATTGAAAAACTAAAACAAGATATTATTTTAAAAAAAGGAATATATTATTTTGATTTTACAGCTAGCGCTTTAGCACTAAAAAGCATAGAAAAAGAAATTAAAAAAATTCTTACCACCTATGCAAATACACATTCAGATAGCTCTTTAAATTCTTTTATCACACAACAGCATTATGAAAACGCAAGAATAAATTTAAAAAAATACCTTGAATTAGATGATAGTTTTGCTCTTATAGCTTGTGGGAATGGATCTTCAGCAGCTATAAAAAAATTTCAAGAACTTTTAGGTCTATATATACCACCACTTATTAAAGAAAAATATTTTAAAAATACAGACAAAAATACCTTACCTTTGGTTATAGTTGGACCCTATGAACACCATTCTAATGAACTTTCATTTAGAGAAGCTTTGTGTGAATGCGTTCGAGTGCCCTTAGATAAAAATGGAGAATTAGATTTTAATTTTTTAGAAAAATTATTACAAAAATCCAAAAACAGACAAATCATAGCAAGCTTTAATGCAGCTTCTAATGTTACAGGAATTTTAAGTGATTATAAAAAAATTTACACTTTAATCAAACAACACAACGGTATAGTTGCTTTTGATATTTCCACTTTAGCTCCTTATGCTAATTTAGATCCTAAATTTTATGATGCAGTGTTTATTAGCTCTCATAAACTACTTGGAGGTGTAGGATCTTGTGGCTTACTTGTTATCAAAAAAAATCTATGTGGCAATACCCCTAGCTTTGCAGCAGGCGGAACTGTGGGCTATGTTTCAAGAACATCTCAACAATATTTATGCGAAGTTGAAAATTTAGAAGAAGGTGGCACACCTGGAATTATTCAGCTTATTAGAGCAAGTTTGGCTTTTAAAATACGCAATGAAATAGGTTTAAAAAATATAGAAAAAAAAGAAAAAGAACTTTGTGAATATTTTTTCAAACAATGTACAAATTTTCCAAAAATGATCTTATATGCAAAAAATATCACTAATAGATTACCTATTTTTGCTTTTAATATAGAAGGAATTTCTCCTTTTGATTTAGCTTATAAACTAAGTAAAACTTATAAGATAGAAACAAGAGCAGGTTGTGCTTGTGCAGGACCTTATGGGCATGATTTACTCAATCTAAAAGACAATCAAGAATTAAAATCTAAACCAGGTTGGCTAAGAGTGGGTTTTCATTATACGCATACAAAAGAAGATATGGAATATTTTTTTAAAGCCTTGAATATAAGTATCAAGGCTTTAAGTTAA
- a CDS encoding fla regulon two-component system sensor histidine kinase FlgS, translated as MDENILKSLDSSEKENLQQGLKALIEQTYVIENEYKQLNENYTALRQMVSEIIEVLPMALWILDANKNIILQNNLATQKPKLLECIDLDKTHYELEFDHKFYLIKITSHTDKLIVNATDISDEKRNERLASMGTVAAHLAHEIRNPIGSISLLSSTLFERSELKNKHIVLEIQKAISRVERIVNSTLLFTKGVHVNLNEFNLQELQDECEQAIGTYNYLANIDFKFEFLDLKINADKSLLALVLQNLLYNAIDAIEESENDDGYIKVKCEQKEDRVFIKVYDNGVSIKDKKMVFEAFKTTKLKGNGLGLSLSKQIIDAHNGVLGFDENPKCFFIELKI; from the coding sequence GTGGATGAGAATATTTTAAAAAGTTTAGATTCTAGTGAAAAAGAAAACTTACAACAAGGATTAAAAGCCTTAATAGAGCAAACCTATGTTATAGAAAATGAATATAAGCAACTTAATGAAAACTACACTGCATTAAGACAAATGGTAAGTGAGATTATAGAGGTTTTGCCTATGGCTTTGTGGATTTTAGACGCAAATAAAAATATTATTTTGCAAAACAACCTAGCTACACAAAAGCCAAAGCTTTTAGAATGCATTGATCTTGATAAAACACATTATGAGCTTGAGTTTGATCATAAATTTTATCTAATCAAAATCACCTCTCATACTGATAAACTTATAGTAAATGCAACAGATATTAGTGATGAAAAAAGAAATGAAAGGTTAGCTAGCATGGGAACAGTTGCAGCACATCTAGCGCATGAAATACGCAATCCTATAGGTTCTATTTCTTTATTAAGCTCTACTTTGTTTGAAAGAAGTGAGTTAAAAAATAAGCATATAGTTTTAGAAATCCAAAAAGCAATTTCAAGAGTAGAGCGTATTGTAAATTCTACTTTACTTTTTACAAAAGGAGTACATGTTAATTTAAATGAGTTTAATTTACAGGAGTTACAAGATGAGTGTGAGCAAGCTATTGGAACTTATAATTATCTAGCTAATATCGATTTTAAATTTGAATTTTTAGATTTAAAAATCAATGCAGATAAATCTTTACTTGCTTTAGTTTTGCAAAATTTACTTTATAATGCCATAGATGCTATTGAAGAAAGCGAAAATGATGATGGTTATATAAAGGTTAAGTGCGAACAAAAAGAAGATAGGGTTTTTATTAAAGTTTATGATAATGGTGTAAGTATCAAAGATAAAAAAATGGTTTTTGAGGCTTTTAAAACAACTAAATTAAAAGGTAATGGTTTAGGTCTTTCTTTATCAAAACAAATTATTGATGCGCATAATGGAGTTTTAGGTTTTGATGAAAATCCAAAATGTTTTTTTATAGAGCTTAAAATTTAA
- the ftsW gene encoding putative lipid II flippase FtsW yields MVADRKLFFLSCILITIGILFSYSLSAFTVLYLEYNEFHFFIRQLFFGLSGIAIIYFVSRLNPDSKMAHYLMISVLLISFLFILILPFLPTFLATAAGGAKRWIRLGPLSISPVEFFKIGLIYFLAWSYTRRIDDSKKAIKHEVLILIPYFILAAFVIGYIYMTQNDLGQSVISFFLVFALAFFAGASKRLFVFGVVIVGMIGVLVILSNQRRIQRISAWWGNIQDAFLPFFPDWLASALRVSHNSEPYQISHSLNAIAHGGFFGEGLGLGTFKLGFLSEVHTDFVLSGITEEIGLLGLSIICLIYLMVILRIFRIAGRCENKVHFLFCSGVALLLLFSFFMNAFGIISLTPLKGVAVPLLSYGGSSMWSICLGIGYVLMISKKVKI; encoded by the coding sequence TTGGTTGCTGATAGAAAATTATTTTTTTTAAGTTGCATTCTAATAACTATAGGGATACTTTTTTCATATTCTTTAAGTGCTTTTACTGTGCTTTATTTAGAATATAATGAATTTCATTTTTTCATCAGACAGCTTTTTTTTGGACTTAGTGGTATAGCTATTATTTATTTTGTTTCAAGATTAAATCCTGATAGTAAAATGGCACATTATTTAATGATAAGTGTTTTGTTAATCTCTTTTTTATTTATACTTATTTTGCCTTTTTTACCTACCTTTCTTGCTACTGCAGCAGGTGGTGCTAAAAGGTGGATCAGGCTTGGTCCTTTATCTATTTCTCCTGTTGAATTTTTTAAGATAGGTTTGATTTATTTCCTTGCTTGGTCTTATACAAGAAGAATTGATGATAGCAAAAAAGCAATCAAACACGAAGTTTTAATTTTAATTCCTTATTTTATTTTAGCTGCTTTTGTTATTGGCTATATTTATATGACACAAAATGATTTAGGCCAAAGTGTTATCTCTTTTTTCTTGGTTTTTGCTTTAGCATTTTTTGCAGGAGCTAGTAAAAGACTTTTTGTTTTTGGCGTGGTTATTGTTGGAATGATTGGGGTTTTGGTGATTTTAAGTAATCAAAGAAGAATTCAGCGTATTTCTGCTTGGTGGGGAAATATCCAAGATGCGTTTTTACCTTTTTTTCCTGATTGGCTAGCAAGTGCTTTAAGAGTAAGCCATAACTCAGAACCTTATCAAATTTCACATAGTTTAAATGCTATAGCTCATGGTGGATTTTTTGGAGAAGGGTTGGGTCTTGGAACTTTTAAATTGGGATTTTTAAGTGAGGTGCATACGGATTTTGTTTTATCAGGGATTACTGAGGAAATAGGATTGTTAGGATTAAGCATTATATGTTTGATTTATTTGATGGTCATACTTAGAATTTTTAGAATTGCTGGGCGTTGTGAAAATAAGGTCCATTTTTTATTTTGTTCAGGTGTAGCTTTACTTTTATTATTTTCATTTTTTATGAATGCTTTTGGAATTATTTCTTTAACTCCATTAAAAGGAGTTGCTGTGCCACTTTTAAGTTATGGCGGCAGTTCTATGTGGTCTATTTGTCTTGGAATAGGTTATGTTTTAATGATTAGCAAGAAGGTAAAAATTTAA
- a CDS encoding tRNA (cytidine(34)-2'-O)-methyltransferase, protein MFHIVLVEPRIPQNTGSIGRMCFNAGFALHIINPLFSIDEKAVKRAGLDYWKKLNPFLWDNLEDFLKEYEKFQDRFFFATTKTTQAYFDVNYQKGDFLFFGSESFGLPMDLMQKKWENTITIPMKDCGRSLNLATSVGIVSYEALRQNFASFEKF, encoded by the coding sequence ATGTTTCATATAGTCTTAGTTGAACCTCGCATACCACAAAATACAGGAAGTATAGGCAGAATGTGTTTTAATGCAGGTTTTGCTTTACATATTATCAATCCACTTTTTAGTATTGATGAAAAGGCAGTTAAAAGAGCAGGACTTGATTATTGGAAAAAATTAAATCCTTTTTTATGGGATAATTTAGAAGATTTTTTAAAAGAGTATGAAAAATTTCAAGATAGATTTTTCTTTGCGACAACTAAAACTACTCAAGCTTATTTTGATGTAAATTATCAAAAAGGTGATTTTTTATTTTTTGGAAGTGAAAGTTTTGGTTTGCCTATGGATTTAATGCAAAAAAAATGGGAAAATACTATTACTATACCGATGAAAGATTGTGGTAGAAGTTTAAATTTAGCTACGAGTGTGGGTATAGTGAGCTATGAAGCTTTGAGGCAAAATTTTGCCTCTTTTGAAAAATTTTAA
- a CDS encoding adenylosuccinate lyase, translated as MQVVQTLESVSVNTDDFLMFKYFQDLIRKNFSKVIGNKNKTLSFFVENEIPQRRYFLKLVNHKYKKNTGNQIDNLAFAHYKTFKLNLAQANTLKPVIFAKIGFAQKNILITLSSNEKMFAVYLEQYFKDHKSMYDEKNCIFSVEYKDDNTLNLLEILASVNEHLKYCVDFTINETQLLEFRNKMKNKANTNWKFNALAKLFENYFQTLGCNSSDDFATIRQNYLNLVKIYHPDRHQGKSKIEQAYCREEFEKIQLAYESLKSLYKNNT; from the coding sequence ATGCAAGTAGTGCAAACTTTAGAATCTGTTAGTGTTAATACTGATGATTTTTTAATGTTTAAATATTTTCAAGATCTTATCCGTAAAAATTTTTCTAAAGTCATAGGAAATAAAAATAAAACCCTATCTTTTTTTGTGGAAAATGAAATTCCTCAAAGAAGATATTTTTTAAAACTTGTTAATCACAAGTATAAAAAAAATACTGGAAACCAAATCGATAATCTTGCTTTTGCGCATTATAAGACCTTTAAATTAAATCTTGCTCAAGCAAATACTTTAAAGCCTGTAATCTTTGCTAAAATAGGTTTTGCGCAAAAAAATATCTTAATAACTTTAAGTTCTAATGAAAAAATGTTTGCTGTATATTTAGAGCAATATTTTAAAGATCATAAAAGCATGTATGATGAGAAAAATTGTATTTTTTCAGTAGAATACAAAGATGATAATACTTTAAATCTTTTAGAAATTTTAGCAAGCGTAAATGAGCATTTAAAATATTGTGTGGATTTTACAATCAATGAAACTCAACTTTTAGAATTTAGAAATAAAATGAAAAATAAAGCCAATACTAATTGGAAATTTAATGCTTTGGCTAAACTTTTTGAGAATTATTTCCAAACTTTAGGATGTAATTCTAGTGATGATTTTGCTACTATTAGACAAAATTATCTTAATTTAGTTAAAATTTATCATCCTGATCGCCATCAAGGTAAAAGCAAAATCGAACAAGCTTATTGTCGTGAGGAATTTGAAAAAATTCAGCTTGCTTATGAGAGTTTAAAATCTTTATATAAAAACAATACATAA
- a CDS encoding arginyltransferase encodes MNNIIGFCTLEEECPYLENRYCRNEYNYISFINKAQNQELVSRGWRRFGSYFSRPICNDCNECQNLRILVENFHFSKSYRRVLKKNIATKIILQKPSLSDEHLLLYEKYHHYQKDKRNWKIYDLNFRKYYNLYVDNAGTFGYELDFYIDNKLVCVDLIDILEDGISSIYCFYDPDFSHLSLGKYSLLTEIKLAQLKKLKYIYLGYFVKGCQSLSYKADYSPNEILKHTSALDEQAFLWS; translated from the coding sequence ATGAATAATATTATTGGTTTTTGTACTTTAGAAGAAGAATGTCCTTATCTTGAAAATAGATATTGTAGAAATGAGTATAATTATATATCTTTTATTAACAAAGCACAAAATCAAGAATTAGTTTCAAGAGGTTGGCGTCGCTTTGGTTCATATTTTTCAAGACCAATATGTAATGATTGTAATGAATGTCAAAATTTGCGTATTTTGGTAGAAAATTTCCATTTTAGTAAAAGCTATCGTAGGGTTTTAAAAAAAAATATAGCTACTAAAATAATCTTACAAAAACCTTCTTTAAGTGATGAGCATTTATTGCTTTATGAAAAATACCACCATTATCAAAAAGATAAAAGAAATTGGAAAATTTATGATTTAAATTTTAGAAAATATTACAATCTTTATGTAGATAATGCAGGTACTTTTGGATATGAACTTGATTTTTATATAGATAATAAGTTAGTTTGTGTTGATTTGATTGATATTTTAGAAGATGGAATTTCTAGTATATATTGTTTTTATGATCCTGATTTTTCACATCTAAGTCTTGGAAAATACTCGCTTTTAACAGAAATCAAGCTTGCGCAATTAAAAAAATTAAAATATATTTATTTAGGATATTTTGTAAAAGGGTGTCAATCTTTATCGTATAAAGCCGATTATAGTCCAAATGAAATTTTAAAACACACTAGTGCTTTAGATGAACAGGCATTTTTGTGGAGTTAG
- a CDS encoding DUF234 domain-containing protein: MIIKFGDFSKRCETLELESIFDFYSIFDEFEFDLKLSLYENILNVFILKAFDILASLNLDENALKALSVLSKNDRKRYSINKSIPHFQALGLINKLLEKNILILEKSQEKPIIKNKRQKVKKELRSYNIQDKVVFKNQGLRFFFYFIYPKLNLIAMKKYNELIELIQENLEKYQSFTFELLCKEFLAKKLKVDQVYSFWNYYHEIDLYYHENNFCVLGEVKFKERKICKNVLNILKSKAKQLQIQPNLYVLFSKSGFSKELILNKERNLLLYTLEDFQFLIKD, encoded by the coding sequence GTGATTATAAAATTTGGTGATTTTTCAAAACGCTGTGAAACTTTGGAGCTTGAAAGTATTTTTGATTTTTATAGTATTTTTGATGAGTTTGAATTTGATTTGAAATTAAGTTTATATGAAAATATCTTAAATGTTTTTATTTTGAAAGCCTTTGATATTTTAGCTTCTTTAAATTTAGATGAGAATGCTTTAAAAGCTTTGAGTGTTTTAAGTAAAAACGATAGAAAACGCTATTCTATTAATAAATCTATTCCGCATTTTCAGGCTCTAGGACTTATTAATAAACTTTTAGAGAAAAATATTTTGATCTTAGAAAAAAGTCAAGAAAAGCCAATTATAAAAAACAAAAGACAGAAAGTTAAAAAAGAATTACGCTCTTATAATATACAAGATAAGGTTGTTTTTAAAAATCAAGGATTAAGATTTTTCTTTTATTTTATATATCCTAAACTTAATTTAATCGCGATGAAAAAATACAATGAATTAATAGAACTTATCCAAGAAAATTTGGAAAAATACCAAAGTTTTACTTTTGAACTTTTATGTAAAGAATTTTTAGCAAAAAAACTTAAAGTGGATCAAGTGTATAGTTTTTGGAATTATTATCATGAAATAGACTTGTATTATCATGAAAACAATTTTTGTGTTTTAGGTGAAGTTAAATTTAAAGAAAGAAAAATATGTAAAAATGTTTTAAATATTTTAAAAAGTAAAGCAAAACAGTTGCAAATTCAACCTAATTTATATGTGCTTTTTTCAAAGAGTGGCTTTAGTAAAGAGCTTATTTTAAATAAGGAGCGTAATTTGCTTTTATATACTTTAGAAGATTTTCAATTTTTAATTAAGGATTAA
- a CDS encoding amino acid ABC transporter permease has protein sequence MKQNTMKIFVFFAIIVFWAYFSFPIEILQVKDQNGLATGEYAYTIEAKAYVHSYFTTLGLTVGGILIGIALGFFLAFLRFLEIQSLNFIIDEYIDIIRGTPLLLQLLIFSVVIFATWSDNFYVAIIALGLNSSAYVAEIVRSGIQSVDKGQMEASRAMGLNYSASMRLIIFPQAIKNILPSLMNEFISLFKETSIVGYISVMDITMQSKSLQAIYYNPKPIIFTGLVYYVSVKILTLIARFIEMRLNKHD, from the coding sequence TTGAAACAAAATACGATGAAAATTTTTGTATTTTTTGCCATTATTGTTTTTTGGGCTTATTTTTCATTTCCTATTGAAATTTTACAAGTTAAAGATCAAAATGGCTTAGCTACAGGAGAATATGCTTATACTATAGAAGCCAAAGCTTATGTTCATAGTTATTTCACAACACTTGGCTTAACAGTGGGTGGAATTTTAATAGGAATAGCACTTGGTTTTTTCCTAGCATTTTTAAGATTTTTAGAAATCCAAAGTTTAAATTTCATCATAGATGAATACATAGACATTATACGCGGAACCCCTCTGCTTTTACAGCTTTTGATTTTTTCAGTAGTGATTTTTGCTACTTGGAGTGATAATTTTTATGTAGCTATTATCGCACTTGGACTTAATAGTTCTGCTTATGTAGCTGAAATCGTAAGAAGTGGAATTCAAAGTGTAGACAAAGGACAAATGGAAGCATCAAGAGCAATGGGGCTTAATTATTCTGCTTCTATGAGACTAATCATCTTTCCGCAAGCGATTAAAAATATCTTACCTTCTTTAATGAATGAATTTATTTCTTTATTTAAAGAAACTTCAATAGTGGGCTATATTAGCGTTATGGATATTACCATGCAAAGTAAAAGCTTACAAGCAATTTATTACAACCCTAAACCTATTATTTTTACAGGGCTTGTATATTATGTAAGCGTTAAAATTTTAACACTGATTGCAAGATTTATAGAAATGAGATTAAACAAACATGATTAA
- a CDS encoding alanine/glycine:cation symporter family protein, producing MDLISQFVGFVNNQYYSILVILLIIVGFYYSYLTGFVQFRMLPYVFDILTEKQEKHEKHHITPFQALMISTASRVGIGNIAGIAVAVVLGGPGALFWMWAMAFFGGASAFAESTLAQVYKSRDGKSFKGGPAYYISKALNLKWLGAIFAVILIITYAYGFNGLQSQTMTSAFEFYYKGMVDASEVSFSQSWWPIVIGAILAIFAAYMFFGDHTKIGKVSSVIVPIMAMIYVGLSIIAMFMNFDKIPEVFSMIFKSAFDFEAIFGGFAGSALVIGIKRGLFSNEAGMGSAPNAAASALTTHPAKQGVIQAFSVLIDVIICTSSGFLVLFSLAYANNIGVDGKPILTALPLVQESMKEYYGNLGVHFTTVSIVLFAITSLIGNYYYAQANIKYLTQNPIIINLFKASAVLMIFIGANMDLKFAWDLADTTMAFMATINIISILLLGGIVKKVLKDFSEQKRQGRDPVFSASKLGIKNAECWD from the coding sequence ATGGATTTAATATCCCAATTTGTTGGCTTTGTAAATAATCAGTATTATTCCATTTTGGTTATTTTGCTTATTATTGTAGGGTTTTATTATAGTTATTTGACGGGTTTTGTGCAATTTCGAATGCTTCCTTATGTGTTTGACATTTTGACAGAAAAGCAAGAAAAACATGAAAAACACCATATTACTCCTTTTCAGGCTTTGATGATTTCAACAGCTTCAAGAGTTGGTATAGGAAATATTGCAGGTATTGCAGTAGCGGTTGTTTTGGGCGGACCTGGTGCTTTGTTTTGGATGTGGGCTATGGCATTTTTTGGCGGCGCTTCGGCTTTTGCAGAAAGCACTTTAGCACAAGTTTATAAAAGTCGTGATGGAAAAAGTTTTAAAGGTGGCCCTGCTTATTATATTAGTAAAGCTTTAAATTTAAAATGGCTTGGTGCTATATTTGCGGTGATTTTAATCATTACTTATGCTTATGGATTTAATGGACTTCAAAGTCAAACTATGACTTCAGCATTTGAGTTTTATTATAAAGGTATGGTTGATGCTAGCGAAGTAAGTTTTTCGCAAAGTTGGTGGCCTATTGTAATAGGGGCTATTTTGGCTATTTTTGCTGCTTATATGTTTTTTGGTGATCATACTAAAATAGGTAAAGTAAGCTCGGTCATCGTTCCTATTATGGCGATGATTTATGTTGGTTTATCTATTATAGCGATGTTTATGAATTTTGATAAAATTCCTGAAGTGTTTTCTATGATTTTTAAAAGCGCTTTTGATTTTGAAGCTATTTTTGGTGGATTTGCAGGTTCTGCTTTGGTTATAGGTATAAAAAGAGGATTGTTTTCTAATGAAGCAGGTATGGGTTCAGCACCAAATGCAGCAGCTTCTGCTCTTACAACTCACCCTGCAAAACAAGGGGTTATTCAAGCATTTTCTGTATTAATTGATGTGATTATTTGTACAAGTTCAGGATTTTTAGTGTTATTTTCACTTGCTTATGCTAATAATATTGGTGTAGACGGTAAGCCTATTTTAACAGCACTACCTTTAGTACAAGAATCCATGAAAGAATATTATGGAAATCTAGGTGTACATTTTACTACTGTTAGTATAGTTTTATTTGCTATTACTTCTTTGATAGGAAATTACTATTATGCTCAAGCAAATATTAAATACCTTACTCAAAATCCTATTATTATTAATCTTTTTAAAGCAAGTGCCGTGCTTATGATTTTTATTGGTGCAAATATGGATTTAAAATTTGCATGGGATTTAGCTGATACTACTATGGCGTTTATGGCTACGATTAATATCATTTCTATTTTATTGCTTGGTGGTATAGTGAAAAAGGTATTAAAAGATTTTAGCGAGCAAAAAAGACAAGGTAGAGATCCAGTGTTTAGCGCTTCAAAGCTTGGTATTAAAAACGCAGAGTGTTGGGACTAA